In a genomic window of Wyeomyia smithii strain HCP4-BCI-WySm-NY-G18 chromosome 1, ASM2978416v1, whole genome shotgun sequence:
- the LOC129717601 gene encoding uncharacterized protein LOC129717601, producing MPGSGPVYQPTTVSYETRPGTGGGSNGGGGGLLAQTAAVSSLKMLRKPAAQVSVLIFGLISLAAGIAMIASGSADYSDTEQHPEAHPDGDSIPEEELDIGLIVAGVFITILGFFLLGLYVKVADWRRNCVCPCALTKKQGLARQLQGNSGGQILALNPSTDPLVSHTQYAPVSEIPTRQEDEERRNLMPDNKDSCLSSAEESDRMLDPDPRIVLRPIGGGNVEDA from the exons ATGCCCGGAAGTGGTCCCGTTTATCAGCCGACGACGGTTTCGTACGAAACACGTCCGGGTACCGGTGGAGGCAGCAATGGCGGCGGAGGAGGACTACTGGCCCAAACAGCAGCCGTATCGTCGCTGAAGATGCTCCGGAAACCTGCTGCCCAGGTGTCGGTGCTCATTTTTGGACTTATTTCGCTGGCCGCAG GCATCGCAATGATTGCCAGCGGTTCAGCTGACTACAGTGACACGGAACAGCATCCAGAAGCCCACCCGGACGGTGACAGCATTCCAGAGGAAGAACTTGATATTGGCCTGATTGTGGCCGGGGTTTTCATAACAATTCTTGGATTCTTTCTACTCG GTCTCTATGTTAAAGTAGCTGATTGGCGCCGGAACTGTGTGTGTCCATGCGCTTTGACAAAGAAGCAAGGTCTGGCCCGGCAGCTGCAGGGTAACAGTGGCGGACAGATTCTGGCGTTAAATCCTAGCACGGATCCACTGGTGTCCCATACGCAGTACGCACCTGTTTCGGAAATTCCGACCCGTCAAGAAGATGAAGAACGGCGGAACCTGATGCCAGACAATAAAGATTCCTGCTTGAGCAGTGCCGAGGAGTCAGACCGGATGCTGGACCCCGACCCAAGAATTGTACTTCGACCAATTGGTGGAGGCAATGTTGAAGATGCCTAG